CTGAACTTTTTTTCGAAAGTGCTTTTACTGAATTGCTCACTGATCAGGTAAAAGCCAAAGCAATTGAATTTTTAGAACCACTACCAGAAGGTATTTCAAAAGATTCTGCCTTTAATGAAGATTTTCTTTTAAGCGTGAAAAATATTTCTTTCTCCACATTTGAATTACTCTTAATGCAAATTCTACTTACAGGAGAAAATATTTCAATCATAATTTCTATCGAAGAAAATCCAAAAGGCGGATCCAAAGAGGGTTATGAAATTCATGTCCTTCCTCTACTCCTTGATCAATTACAAATCCAGGTAAATAATCATGAAATTCAATCAATACTTCGTAAGAACTACATTTCAATTTCGTTAAATCACCTTTTCGAAGAAGTAATCTGCTTAGGAAGGGTTGAAAAAGTTGGCAAATTGTTTGAACTTTCTGAAAAGGAAGAAAAAGTGCTCGAATATCTTCGGGAAAATCGCTACAAATCAATTGAAGTCACTTTTAATGATGGACAGCCTAAACTTCTTCTCGCTACGGAAGAGCTGAAAGCAAGCCCTAACGTAAAACTGATTGACCTTATCATCAAAGGTGTTTACGCAGACATTAAAGTGATTACTGAAAACGGATCAATAGTTCACTTGGAAAAAAATCAAAAATAAAATTGTAATGAAAACTCAGGCACTGGAAAAACCAGGCTTAACATTTACCTGGATTTTGGACCGGAAAAACCGGCAGAAATTCATCATGGGTAAATCACATGATCTCATTAGAAGAGGCAAAAAAATTCTTTCTAAAGCAAAAGAAAATATTCAGACAAAGAAGTATTGCAAGTATTATCAGCCATTGAAGCGCTTGTGAAAATTGAACTAGAACTTAATAAGAACCCATCAAAAACAATGATTTCATGGAAGAAGTAGTTATCTATACACGGGTATCGACCGATGAGCAGGCCGACAAGGGGTACAGCTTACGCGACCAGACAGCCCGGTTGAAGAATTATTGTTCTTTGTATGACCTAAACATTGTTGGACACTTCCAGGACGACTTCTCCGCTAAAACATTTGAACGTCCAGAGTTTATCAAGCTGTTGAATTTCATCCGAGAGAAAAAATCGGTGCGCAAGGTTCTCTTTCTAAAATGGGATCGATTCTCAAGAAACCTGAATGATGCCATGAATATGCTTGGGAAGCTTCGTAAAATGAATGTCGAAGCAAATGCAATTGAGCAAATCATTGATTTCTCCATCCCAGAGCAAAAGATGATGTTGGCAATCTATTTAACTGCTCCGGAGATCGAAAATACCAGAAGAGCAATGAATACAACCCAAGGAATGCGACGAGCTAAAAAAGAAGGCAGATGGGTTTCTACACCACCATTAGGATATAGTTATAGCAGGGATGAAAAAAATAAACCCATCATCATTCCCAATGAAAAAGCGTATTTCGTTTTGAAAGCATTTGAATTGTACGCAAGCGGACGATATCATGTTGAGGAGGTGAGAAGGATATTAAACAAGAAAGGAATGAAATGCGGAAGGAACAATATCTGGCTATTGTTAAGAAACCCTTTGTACTGTGGCAAAATTCTTATTAAAGCTTACTTGAAAGAACCAGAAGAAATTGTTACCGGTTTACATAAACCAATTGTTTCAGAAGAACTTTTCCTAAAGGTTCAGCAAATGCTTTTACAAAAGAGTAAGATCAAATCGAAACCAAAGAAAGTAAACGAAACATTTCCGTTGAGAGGTTATCTGATATGTCCCAGGTGCGGTAGAAATTTGAGTGGAAGCTACTCCGTAGGAAAAGTTGGAGGTCGTTATGCCTATTATCATTGCATGCTTGGTTGCAAAGAGAGACAAAAAGCAGAAGTCCTGAATGAGCAAATCAAAACATGGATGAAAAAGCTACAATTGAAACCAGAAATAAAAGAACTGTTTCTTCATTTATTTGAAAAACAAATGACGCTCCATAGTCAGAATGATAGAACAGATAGAAAACTATTACAACAAAAACTCAATCATGCGAAATTTACATTAGAAAAAATAGACGAGAAATATTTGAAAGATGATATTGATAAAGTATCATACAATCGATTGATCTCAAAACAAAATCAAATCATTGGAGAATTGCAGCTTGAGCTTTCAAATACTTCAACAAGTAAATTACCTGTGAAGAAAGATTTTGAGAAGGGATTAAATATTCTGACAAGTCTCGGATCACTATATGAAACATCATCAGTAGACCAAAAGAGATATTTATTGAGTTCGATATTCTCAGAAAAACTGATTTTTGAAGAAAATGAATTTCGAACTCCCGAACCCAATGAGTTGATAGGCCTACTCTTCAATACTGGCGCGGGTTTCCAGAGGGGGAAAAGAAAAAAGACCGGTAAAAAAACCGATCTTTCCCTGAGGGTAGCCCGTAGGGGAATCGAACCCCTGTTTCATCCGTGAAAGGGACGCGTCCTAACCCCTAGACGAACGGGCCATTTGTTCAATGGGCTGCAAAGGTAATTTTTTTTTCAAAAACTCAAATTTGTTGGGAAATTTTTTCTTTTTCAGGGCATCCCGAGGGGATTCGCATCTGACTGAAAACGAAAGCCTAAGCGTTTGCCGGTGGCGATTTTGGACTGAATTGAGCTTTCCATCACTTCCTGGACGGAAATCTGCGTCATTTGCTCATAAGGTGGAATGTAGGGATCAAAATCCAGACTGTACAGAATCGCCGATTCTACCACCTTTCGGAGGTTTTCATTGTCTAAAACAGCGGAACTGAAGTCGTTGTAAAGGAAACCCAACTGCCTTTTTCCCTCTACAAAAAAATGACCGTCCTTATTCACGAAGATTCTTCCTATCAATAATCCAATATCATTGGTCCGGTTGTACTTGAAACTGTCGGAAAGGAAATTGTAGATATAGATCTTTCCGCAATACGAACGGTTCGGGTCTTCCTGCACATAAGAGGTCTTCCAGACTTCATGATCCCTGTCGAAGGTAAACACATTGGTATGCATCAGAAAGATCAGGGTATCATCCGCCAGGGTAAACTCCATCTCGTAGTCTCCCCTATCCTTGAACTCGAGCGCAATGTCCTTATCGATCTTTTTGATCTCCTTCTGCATCTCTGTATACAGCTTCTGCAGAATCTCTTTGAGCTGAAAAAAAATTGCCTGCGTACGCTCAAACACCTCCTGCTTGAGGACGACTTTCTCGCGAAGCAATTTGTAAATCAGTTCCTGTGAGTTGCCCGACATCCTTCAAAGATAGAAAATCAGTAAGCCCTTGCAAATATCACCCTGCGCGAAGAAGGTTTGCCGGTATAAATGCATTTGCCTTCCTCCGCTTTGGAATCCATCGGAATGCAACGGATTGTGGCTTTTGTCTCTTCTTTGATCTTCAATTCAGTCTCCGTAGTACCATCCCAATGCGCCATCACAAAACCACCTTCATCGAGCTGCTTTTTGAATTCATCGTATGTATCGGCTTTGTATGTATGCGTTTCGCGGAATGTCAGCGCTTTGTTGTACAGATTACTCTGGATTTGCTCGAGCAAATGTTCCACTTTCAAAGCGAGATCCGTGATCTGCATCACCGACTTTTCCTTGGTATCCCTTCTCGCCACTTCCACAGTACCATTCTCGAGATCGCGCGGACCGATAGCGATGCGCACAGGAACTCCCTTGAATTCATACTCTGAAAATTTCCATCCCGGTTTTTGTGTGTCACGATCATCGTATTTCACACTTACTCCTTTTGCGCGCAGATCCGATGAGATTTTATTCGCCACCGCACTGATCGCGGCGAGCTGTTCATCCGTCTTGTAAATCGGTACAATCACCACCTGAATCGGAGCCAGTTTTGGAGGAAGAACCAGTCCGTCGTCGTCACTGTGTGCCATCACCAATGCACCCATCAATCGCGTGGAGACGCCCCAGGAAGTTGCCCATACAAAATCCTGTTTGCCTTCACGGTTGGTGAATTTTACATCAAATGCTTTCGCGAAATTTTGTCCAAGGAAATGAGAGGTTCCTGCCTGCAGCGCTTTACCATCCTGCATCATCGCTTCGATGCAATAAGTATCCAATGCGCCGGCGAAACGTTCGTTAGCTGTCTTTACTCCTTTCACCACCGGAATCGCGAGTGTGTTTTCCGCGAATTCGGCATATACATCCAGCATCCGCAAAGTCTCTTCAACGGCTTCCTTGTCGGTAGCATGCGCCGTATGTCCTTCCTGCCAGAGAAATTCCGCGGTACGCAAAAACAAACGCGTCCGCATCTCCCAACGGACCACATTCGCCCACTGGTTCACCAGGATCGGAAGATCGCGGTAGGACTGGATCCAGCCACGGTAGGTATTCCAGATGATGGTCTCGGAGGTCGGACGGATGATCAGCTCTTCTTCGAGTTTCGCTTCCGGATCCACGATAATACCACTGCCATCCTCCGCGTTTTTCAGACGGTAATGGGTCACAACGGCACACTCTTTGGCAAAGCCTTCAACGTGAGAGGCTTCCTTGGTAAAGAATGACTTCGGTATAAATAGCGGGAAATAGGCGTTCTGATGCCCGGTGTCCTTGAACATTTTGTCCAGGGTCGCCTGCATCTTCTCCCAGATGGCATAGCCATAGGGTTTGATCACCATACATCCTCTAACTGCTGAATTCTCAGCAAGATCGGCCTTAACGACCAGGTCGTTATACCATTGTGAATAATTTTCCGCGCGGGTTGGAAAGTCTTTTCCCATATGAATTAATTTTCCGAAAATGAATTTTGGTACAGTGTTTGTAAATAAGGAAACAAAAGTAAGAATTTATCCCCCTGTTAATATTTCCGCCTCAATTATCATCTAAACGGAAAGGAACCAACAATGAAAAAGCTTCAACTCCTCCTCAGCTCCGCGACCCTGCTTTTTTTGGGTGCATGTTCATCCACCTATCATGCAGGCAACGATTCAGCGGATGATGTCTACTACTCCTCCAAAGACTATTCAAAACCGAAAGCAACGACCTATCCTGCGACGGCTCCCGCTTCGGAATATTCCCAGAACAATAACAACACTTCTACCGAACCTTCCAACGATCAGAGCAATTATTCCAATTCCAATGATCAGAACGGAACCTATCCTGCTGATGAACGCAGTCAGGATTATTCCAATTCCACTCAGACGCAGGACGGACAGGGAAATACCTATGTCACCAACAACTATTACAACGACGACGATTATTATGATTACGCCTACTCTGCCCGACTCCGCAGATTTTACAGTCCGGTTGTAGGCTATAGTTATTATGATCCTTATTACACCAATTCTTACTGGTACGATTACAACCCAAGTTCATGGGGCGTGAGTATTTACCTGGGTTACCACTGGTGGGCTCCTTCTTATTATTATACATCACCTTTCTGTTATGGCGGCGTGAGCATCGGTTGGGGTTACAGTCCGTGGTATTATGATCCATGGTACAGCAGTTATTATTCTCCTTACTCTTATGGTTATGGATACAATCACGGTTATAGTGATGGTTATTGGGCCGGTTATAATCACGGATATTATGATGGTTATTATGGCAATGGTAATCCATACTATTATAACAGTTACGACAACAACAGTTATTACGGTCCTCGCGGAACAGCCAGCGGAAATAGTCCGCGTCCTTCCGGTCGTCAGAACAGTGAATCACCAAGAACACTGGGAGAAAAATACCAGATGGCTCAACAGGAAGGCAGAATTCCTTCCATGCCTTCAAAAGGTTTGAACAATGGCGACTCTAAGGAAATGGTGAGACCTTCAGGTAAACCAAACGCCACACAACAGGAGAAAAATCCTGCGGTTGTAGGACGTCCGCAAATCGGAGACAGTCAAAATCAGAATGGAGACACTCGTCCGACTTCACCGGTGAAAGGCAACAACCAGAATCAGAATGGCGATACACGTCCTTCCAATAACAATGGTGATGTTCGTCCGGTTCAACCTTCCAAAGGTGGTGATATGAATGACAACGCGACTTCTCCCCGTCCTTCTAAAGGGGTGATCAGCGATAAAAACCAGAATGGAAATCCATCAGGTGGCGATGTGAGACCTAACCAGGGAACTGTACCAACAACGAAACCAAATCCTGCTGTTGTTACTCCTTCCAATCCTCAGGATGTAAAATCTCCTTCACAGCCTTCAAAAAGAAATGATCAGGCGCCAACTGTGCGTCCGAATTACACCAATCCTGCTCAGCAGAACAATCAACAGCCACGCAAAAATGATCAGCAACCGCGTCCAAAGAACAATTCATCCAATGCTGATTTCCAGAACCGTGGTGATGTAATGAATCAATCAGGCAATGGCGAACAGCAAAATAGCAATAACAATGGCTGGACCCCACGCAACGAGCAACAGCGCAATGGCGATGTACAAAGACCTGTGCAACAAAACAGACAGGAAGTAACACCGCCAAGACAGGAAAGAAGCAATATCGTTGTTCCAAGTCCGCGTCAGGAAACCCGTCCGTCAATGGTTCAGCCAAGAAATGAACCCAAACAATTCCGCCAGGAAAGTCCTGCTCCACAACGCAGCAATACTCAGCCTGCTCCTGCTCCACGTCAGAACAATTCCGGTGAGCAACGCAGCAATGGCGGAAGAAGAAAATAAGTTTAAAAATTTAATCAGTACAATTTACAATTCCATGTTTCCTGCCCGCATGCCTGACCTAGAGAGAACTAAAAGGTATGCGGGCTTTTTTATTCAATACTCCCGTATTATGAAAAAGATACTCCCATCATTCCTACTTCTGTTCATCAGCATCTCCTCATTTGCACAAACTGATCTGGATGCATTTCGTTATTCACAAAGCAACCTGAGCGGCACTTCCCGGTTCACAAGTATGGGCGGCGCATTCGGCGCGTTGGGCGGAGATTTCTCCTGTCTGGCCGCGAACCCTGCAGGTATTGCCATTTACCGTAAATCAGAAATTTCATTTACTCCTTCCGTTTTCATCGGATCAACGGAATCGAATTTTCTTGGAAAGACGAATACGGAGCGACGTTTCAATTTTAATTTTGGTAACGCGGGAGCGGTGTTCACACATAAGCTCACAGAAAACGATGAAGGTTCAGGATGGAAAAGCTGGAACTTTGGTTTTGGATACAACCGTATCAACAATTTTCACAACAGAAGCTTTTACGAGAATACCAACCCTAAGAATTCCCTCACAAATTATTTCGCTGAAAACGCGCAGGGTACCGGTTATGAAAACCTGGATCCATTTTACGAATACCTCGCCTATTACACTTACCTGATCAATCCTGATTCAGTAAACAATTACTCCTCCGCTGTGCCGAACGGAAATATTGTACAAAGAAGAAGTTCGGAAACAAGAGGATCAATGGGAGAAACAAATATCTCTTTCGGCGGGAATTACAGCAATCGTTTGTTTCTCGGAGGAAGTATCGGCTTCGCGAACATTCGTTATCTGGAAGAAACAACTTTTGAAGAGATCGATAAAGAGAATGTGATCGACACACTCAATCAGTTTCAGTTCGATCAGAATCTGACAACACGTGGTTTTGGTTTTAATTTCAAATTCGGGATGATTTACCGTGCTGCCGACTGGGTCAGACTGGGCGCGACTATTCACACTCCAACCTGGTACAGTATGCATGATGACTATAACAGCACGATGAAAGCGAAATTTGACGGTGGTTATTCCGATACTAAAGATTCTCCTGACGGTTCTTACGATTACACGCTCACGACTCCTTTCAAAGCGATTGGAAGTCTGGCTTTCATCATCGGCAAATACGGACTCATCAGCGGCGACTATGAATTCAGTGATTACAGTGAAGCCCGCCTGGATGCTGTTGACGCGACATTCGCTGACGCGAACGATGTGATCCGGAACAAATACACTTCCACCAGCACGCTTCGTGTCGGTGCCGAGTACAGAATCGGCAATTACAGTTTGCGTGGAGGAACAGCATTCACTTCATCACCACTCAACACGCAATACATTGCCGGCGGCGCTGACTTCAAGAAAACCAGCTATGGCGGCGGAATCGGAATCCGTGATAAAGATTTGTTTGTGGATATCGGCTACATGTACACCGAAAGCAACGAGTACTTCCAACCCTACACCCTCCGCAACCAGGACGTCCCCGGCGTTAAGAACAAAGTGAGGACGAATAATGTGACGATTACCTTCGGCGTCCGTTTTTAGTGCTTAGTGGTTAGTGCTTAGTGCTTGGTGGTTAGTGCTTAGAGGTTAGAGGTTAGAGGTTAGTTGTGGTAGCTAAGACTTGCTATTTCTCGTTGCCTGTTTAATTGCACGCTCCTGATAATTTATAAATCCATTTAAAAGTCTTTTACATTCTTCGCATTTTTCTGTCAAATTCGATAAATCATTTTCTGATAGATATCCCAAATCAAGAGACAAGATTAATGCAGTTTCTAATTCATTCAAGGAACCTCTCGAGATATACATAAAGTGAATAGTTTCCTTACGATGAAATCTTCCACATCCTTCGGCAAAATTGAGTGGTATTGAAATTGCCGCCCTTCTGATCTGAGAAGTCAAACCAAAAATTTCTTCTTTTGGAAAAGCTCTTGTTGCTTCATAAATCATTTTGACTAATGCACGTGCTTGAACCCAAACATCCAGGTTTTTATAGGACTTCATCTGATTGAATTTAAAACCAAAGAAAGAATGAAGTTCCCTCAACCACAACTCAGTAAAAGGAGGATATTATATTGGCAAAAAACACTATGCACTAACCACCAAGCACTACCCTCCAAGCACTAACCACCAACCACTAAGCACTAACCTCTAAGCACTAACCACCAAAATCTACTCCCCTGCACTAATCCTATCCAGCCCCGCCTGCGCTTTCTGGTCGATGCTGTTTTGGTATTCGTGGTGATCGAGGGCGAGGCATTGGTTGTAGTAGGAGATGGCTTTTTCGGGTTCGTTACGTTCTTCGTAGATCATGCCGAGGAGCAGAGCACTGTTCGCGGCGAAATAATAGCGTGAGCTGGCGCCATTTTTTAATGTCTGCTGATAATACTCGATGGCTTTGTCGATTTGTTTCATGCGATGCAGAATTCTTCCGAAGCGATAGGTGACTTCCAACTGATCACGGTAGCGGGGAAAACTGTCGAGCGGCTGTCCGGCGATTTCAGAAAGAGATTCTTTGTAATAACCTCCGTCAAAAAGCAAACGCGAACGCAGCAACAATGCGTTTGGCGTTTCGGTACTGCTTGCTTCATTCATGGCTTCTTTATCTTCATCGACAAACTGTCCACCCGATTCCCTGCAATGCATCATGCATTCGTGATAATTTTTCTGATCGCCTTTTAGAAAAGAGATCCAGGCCAGTTTCTGCCAGGCCGCTTTAATATAATTCGTGCCTTTGAAATTCGTGATGAATTTCCGGATGTCGGCATCGCCAGTGTAATCAAGCTTGCGCAATTTCGCGAGTCCGGTTTTGTAGGAGAGAAAATGAAACTGAAAGACACCTTCCTGATTCATGGGAAGTGTGAGCACTTTCAAAGCATCTTCGTTTCTTCCCATTTTCATGGCCACATTCGCGTAGCAATAACGAATCAGGGGACTCTCCGCTGTCGACGGAAGCATCCATTCTAGCAATTGTTGTCCGTGTGTTTCATTTTTCGCGAATGAATTGTGAATGTTGCCGAGGTAAAAAAGCAATTCATCACGATAACAGGCATAGGGCGAACCTTCGAGGTGATCGTAAAGACTAACGAGTTCAGCCGTGCCTTCAGGGACCGTTCCTTCAAGTCCGGCCATCTCTACCAGCCAGTGGTATTCACGGGGAATAGCGCCGACCAGCACGTGCAGGAAGCCCATCAGTTTCCGGTTGAGGATAAATGTCGGGAAGATGGCTTCGTTTCTCTCGACCATTCGATAGGCTTTACGGATATCGGTCGCGGCGGAAACATGCTCTTTGAATTTCACTTTCAGCATAGCTTCCTGCATAATCATTTCCGCGTTCACATAGAGGTGAAAAGGCGAAGAAGAATCATTTTTATCCTTTGAAATAATTTTCAATCGTTGCGCTACATTCTTTTTCAATAAAATGAAATCACTTTCTTCTTCCGTGATAAATCCGGTTAGAAAATCAATGTAATTTTCATACAACAAAGTGAGATGATTGCCGGGTTTTTCGAGATGCTCTTTTGCGAGAAGTTTTTTTCCTTCTTCCAGATGCAAATTCAGAATGCGGGAATAAGCCAGCCGGAGATTGTCATCAAATTCATAGTACGCGAAGGCCGGCATCACCGGCAGAAAAAGCAGTAAAAAACAAAAGAGCCTTTGTTTCACTTTACGAAAATAAAAAAAGGGATTCCGGTAAAGAAATCCCTTTAATATAATTTTAGAGAATGATTAATCCACTGTTTCTTCATCCGCGATTTTCGGATCCACGAGGATACGACCGCAATGTTCGCACACGATTACTTTTTTGTGCTGACGGATATCCAGTTGGCGCTGAGGCGGGATTTTGTTGAAGCAACCTCCGCAAGCATCACGCTGAATGGCGACAACACCAAGACCGTTACGGGCATTGGTACGTACACGTGAATATGCGGCGAACAAACGCTCGTCAACGATGGTCTGAGCTTTTGTAGAAATTTTACGCAGGTGATCCTCTTCTTTCTGAGTCTCTTCAACGATGCTTTCCAGTTCCGCTTTTTTCATTTTCAGAACGGTGTTCTTTTCATCGAGAACGGCTTGTGTTTCTTCGAGGATAGCATTTTTCGTTACCACTTCGATAGAAAATTCCTTCGCGCGTTTTTCTGCCAGTTGAATTTCCAGGTTCTGGAATTCGATTTCTTTGTTCAGAGAATCAAACTCACGATTGTTCTTCACTTTCGATTGTTGTGATTCGTATTTCTTGATGGCTTCTTTTGCATCTTTCACCGCTTGTTTCTTTTTTAGAAACCTGGTCGTTGAGATGAGCCATTTCTTCATTGATATTTGAAATCCTGGTGTTGAGACCAACGATTTCATCTTCGAGATCGCTCACTTCCATTGGAAGTTCACCACGAATCGTTCTGATCTTATCGATGTTTGAATCAATTTCCTGCAGAACGTAAAGTGCTTTCAGTTTTTCTTCCACGGTAAACTCGGAATGATCGAGCTCCATGATTTCGTTCAGCTTTTTCTCGAGCCGGTTTACGTCGATGATCTTTTCGATCTTACGTGGTTTGAACGTAACCTGTTCTTTCGTCTTGATCTTTGCTTTGGCTAATTTGGATAAGCTCACGTCTGATTTATTTTGGTTGATAGATGTTCGTTCTTCTTCTTTGCCTGAAGCACGCGAAGTCGCGGCTTTTGTTTTCGATGCTTTCTTCACAGAAGCATCTTCCTTTTTCGCCGTTTTAGCCAGGGACTTTTTCGTGGCCATACATTGAATGATTCAAGTATTTTATAAGTAATTCAATCAAATAAAGCGATTGAATCAGAAATAATGGACAGGATTCGTATTTACCCCGGTTAAGCGGACGGCAAAGGTAGAAAATTTTTTAAGAATCAGATCCCTAAACAGTTCGATGGTGAACTGTTCGCTCTCATAATGGCCAATATCGGTGATCAGGATGCGATTTTCGGCATCAAAAAACTGATGGTATTTGTAATCCGCTGTGATAAATGCCTGAGCACCAGCACGTATCGCATCTGAAAGCAGGAAGCTTCCAGAGCCTCCGCAAACCGCTACTTTTTCTATCTTCTTGTTAATCAATGATGTATGTCTAATGCAAGCTGTTTTCATCGTTTTCTTCACCATTTCAAGAAATTCTCTGGCTTCCAGAGGCTGTGAAAGGGTGCCAATCATGCCTGAACCGGTTTGTACATGATCATTTTCAAGCGAATACAAGTCGTAGGCGATTTCCTCGTAAGGATGTGAAGATCGGAGAGCCTTCAGAATGGCGGATTCCATCCATTTTTCATAGATCACTTCGATGCGGGTTTCCGCTTCCTCGTGCAGTTTGCCGGGACTGCCGACATAGGGTTTCGTCTGATCATTTCCCCGAAACGTTCCTGTTCCGGGAACATTGAAACTACAGGAATCATAATTTCCGATACCTCCCGCGCCTGCATCAAACAAGGCTGAACGAACGATTTCAGCTTTGTCATGCGGACAAAAAGTAACGAGTTTCCGGAGCAGATTTTTTTTCGGAGAAAGGATTTCCAGTCCGCTCAAGCCCAGTGTTTCCGCGATCTTGCGGTTGACACCGTTACGGACATTGTCGAGATTGGTATGGGCGGCGTAAATGGCGATGTTGTTTCGAATAGCGGAGATAACAGTGCGCTCGATGTAATTTTTCCCATTGAGCTTTTTCAATCCGCTAAAAATGATGGGATGATGGGCAATAACGAGGTTGCAGCCGGTCTGCACGGCCTCCGCGATGACCTCCTCCGTACTATCCAGGCAAAGCAGAACCCCGGTGATTTCCATGGACGGATCACCCACCAGTAAGCCGGCATTATCGTAGGATTCCTGCAGGGATAAGGGAGCAATTTGCTCCAGATAATCTGTCAATTCCTTGATCTTCATAGCATCTTCGAAAATTGATATGAAATTCAATACTACAAAAAATTGCTTCAGGGCAATCATGCTAATTTTTGTAATTTGCCACGGTGCAAACGTTACGCAGACTATTATGGCCATTTTCACTTCTCTACGGAGTGATCATGCAGGTGAGGAATTTTCTTTTCGACAGGGGAATCATCAAATCCGCTTCATTTCCGGTTCCGGTTATTGGAATTGGCAACCTGAGCACAGGTGGTACGGGCAAAACTCCGCATGTTGAATACCTCATTCGTTTGCTTCAAAAAGAGTACAAGATTGCCACGCTGAGTCGTGGTTATGGAAGGCATACCAAAGGCTTTTTACTTTTAAAATCACCGGCGAACACCTGGATGTATGGCGATGAGCCCATGCAATACTTTACCAAATTTCCGGGTGTACGCGTATCGGTAGGTGAAGACAGGACCGCGGCGATAGAAGAACTGATGCGTCTGAATCCGAAGATCGAAATCATTCTGATGGATGATGCCTTTCAGCACAGACATGTGAAACCCGGACATTCTATTTTGCTGATAGAATACGACAGCATCTTCAAAACAGATTTTATGTTGCCTGCCGGAAATTTACGGGAACCTTTCAGCGGTAAAAAACGTGCGGATACCATCATCATCACCAAGTCGCCAAATATTCTTGTGCCGATAGAACGTAAACGTATACTGGAGAGACTTGAACCACTGGAACACCAGCAGGTATTTTTCTCATTTTATAAATACGGAGAATTTAACCGTGTGACGGGCAAACAAACAGGCATGCTGATGGGAGCCAGTTATTACATGGAGAAACGATTCACCATTCTGATGGTGACAGGAATCGCGAATCCATCAGGGTTGTTGGAATACTTGCGGAGACATACTGATAAGCTGGAG
Above is a window of Bacteroidota bacterium DNA encoding:
- a CDS encoding proline--tRNA ligase → MGKDFPTRAENYSQWYNDLVVKADLAENSAVRGCMVIKPYGYAIWEKMQATLDKMFKDTGHQNAYFPLFIPKSFFTKEASHVEGFAKECAVVTHYRLKNAEDGSGIIVDPEAKLEEELIIRPTSETIIWNTYRGWIQSYRDLPILVNQWANVVRWEMRTRLFLRTAEFLWQEGHTAHATDKEAVEETLRMLDVYAEFAENTLAIPVVKGVKTANERFAGALDTYCIEAMMQDGKALQAGTSHFLGQNFAKAFDVKFTNREGKQDFVWATSWGVSTRLMGALVMAHSDDDGLVLPPKLAPIQVVIVPIYKTDEQLAAISAVANKISSDLRAKGVSVKYDDRDTQKPGWKFSEYEFKGVPVRIAIGPRDLENGTVEVARRDTKEKSVMQITDLALKVEHLLEQIQSNLYNKALTFRETHTYKADTYDEFKKQLDEGGFVMAHWDGTTETELKIKEETKATIRCIPMDSKAEEGKCIYTGKPSSRRVIFARAY
- a CDS encoding MerR family transcriptional regulator; the protein is MKQIENLRTLKSKYFDGRPFSLQDCGVTHRELTYWDTKGLLPIQVEAMKWRRFNLTELVWLRLIARLRQFNVGLNVIAIVKAELFFESAFTELLTDQVKAKAIEFLEPLPEGISKDSAFNEDFLLSVKNISFSTFELLLMQILLTGENISIIISIEENPKGGSKEGYEIHVLPLLLDQLQIQVNNHEIQSILRKNYISISLNHLFEEVICLGRVEKVGKLFELSEKEEKVLEYLRENRYKSIEVTFNDGQPKLLLATEELKASPNVKLIDLIIKGVYADIKVITENGSIVHLEKNQK
- a CDS encoding outer membrane protein transport protein, whose amino-acid sequence is MKKILPSFLLLFISISSFAQTDLDAFRYSQSNLSGTSRFTSMGGAFGALGGDFSCLAANPAGIAIYRKSEISFTPSVFIGSTESNFLGKTNTERRFNFNFGNAGAVFTHKLTENDEGSGWKSWNFGFGYNRINNFHNRSFYENTNPKNSLTNYFAENAQGTGYENLDPFYEYLAYYTYLINPDSVNNYSSAVPNGNIVQRRSSETRGSMGETNISFGGNYSNRLFLGGSIGFANIRYLEETTFEEIDKENVIDTLNQFQFDQNLTTRGFGFNFKFGMIYRAADWVRLGATIHTPTWYSMHDDYNSTMKAKFDGGYSDTKDSPDGSYDYTLTTPFKAIGSLAFIIGKYGLISGDYEFSDYSEARLDAVDATFADANDVIRNKYTSTSTLRVGAEYRIGNYSLRGGTAFTSSPLNTQYIAGGADFKKTSYGGGIGIRDKDLFVDIGYMYTESNEYFQPYTLRNQDVPGVKNKVRTNNVTITFGVRF
- a CDS encoding recombinase family protein: MMLAIYLTAPEIENTRRAMNTTQGMRRAKKEGRWVSTPPLGYSYSRDEKNKPIIIPNEKAYFVLKAFELYASGRYHVEEVRRILNKKGMKCGRNNIWLLLRNPLYCGKILIKAYLKEPEEIVTGLHKPIVSEELFLKVQQMLLQKSKIKSKPKKVNETFPLRGYLICPRCGRNLSGSYSVGKVGGRYAYYHCMLGCKERQKAEVLNEQIKTWMKKLQLKPEIKELFLHLFEKQMTLHSQNDRTDRKLLQQKLNHAKFTLEKIDEKYLKDDIDKVSYNRLISKQNQIIGELQLELSNTSTSKLPVKKDFEKGLNILTSLGSLYETSSVDQKRYLLSSIFSEKLIFEENEFRTPEPNELIGLLFNTGAGFQRGKRKKTGKKTDLSLRVARRGIEPLFHP
- a CDS encoding four helix bundle protein — translated: MKSYKNLDVWVQARALVKMIYEATRAFPKEEIFGLTSQIRRAAISIPLNFAEGCGRFHRKETIHFMYISRGSLNELETALILSLDLGYLSENDLSNLTEKCEECKRLLNGFINYQERAIKQATRNSKS
- a CDS encoding tetratricopeptide repeat protein, with product MKQRLFCFLLLFLPVMPAFAYYEFDDNLRLAYSRILNLHLEEGKKLLAKEHLEKPGNHLTLLYENYIDFLTGFITEEESDFILLKKNVAQRLKIISKDKNDSSSPFHLYVNAEMIMQEAMLKVKFKEHVSAATDIRKAYRMVERNEAIFPTFILNRKLMGFLHVLVGAIPREYHWLVEMAGLEGTVPEGTAELVSLYDHLEGSPYACYRDELLFYLGNIHNSFAKNETHGQQLLEWMLPSTAESPLIRYCYANVAMKMGRNEDALKVLTLPMNQEGVFQFHFLSYKTGLAKLRKLDYTGDADIRKFITNFKGTNYIKAAWQKLAWISFLKGDQKNYHECMMHCRESGGQFVDEDKEAMNEASSTETPNALLLRSRLLFDGGYYKESLSEIAGQPLDSFPRYRDQLEVTYRFGRILHRMKQIDKAIEYYQQTLKNGASSRYYFAANSALLLGMIYEERNEPEKAISYYNQCLALDHHEYQNSIDQKAQAGLDRISAGE